In Desulfosalsimonas propionicica, the following are encoded in one genomic region:
- a CDS encoding LPS-assembly protein LptD, protein MSRFLRKQTCLWMAAICAAVLITNAAVAQEISDPALTNGGWQVFADRLTYDPETQLYKALGNVLIIQGQKELTADFATLDQAAKTARAEGNVVLVSGGDRMSGRRLEMNMADNTGTLYDGFVFIRENQFRIRGDRIEKTGESTYRIHEASLTTCEGDSPDWQITGKEVEVTLEGYGYVSHAAFRVRQMPLLYMPWFMFPAKTERQSGLLPPSATYSSRNGIEYTQPYFWAISDNTDATFYYQHLQERGERLGAEYRYMRSEDSKGVLMFDGFEDRRIDDGSPEATEDWGYDHDNAPRPNDDRYWFRAKFDQELPGGAMARLDLDVVSDQDYLREFSGGYMGYDAAEEQFFSHFGRDLDDENNPVRTNRLNINKIWNYHVLNTDLVWYDDVIKRRQSDTNDTLQRLPRVGYSALKQPLLEVPGFSNQMLFAAMDSEYTYFFREDGLTGHRMDLHPRIFLPIRLYESFTFEPSLGFRQTAWYVDGDREDYTAGADRYKHREMYDIGAELSTELSRVFSVDSENVEKIKHLIIPLLSYEYVPESDQSEFPFFDENDRYQQQNRMALSLTQFLTSRRTVSDPKKDDGPGHRYNQFLRFYIEQGYDFNQSHDPDLAFEPLFAELDFTPASPVTLRADAQWSHEADKFISTNFSVHYRSSRGDRLHAEYRNNREYESEVAYRNTDQQARESLYLEVETPVTRQLTLLADYERSLETDESIETGLGFRWRSQCWALQVRYEKEGEDHDIAFMINLYGLGNFGD, encoded by the coding sequence ATGTCCCGATTTTTACGGAAACAAACCTGTCTGTGGATGGCCGCCATATGTGCAGCGGTGCTGATAACAAATGCCGCCGTCGCACAGGAGATTTCTGACCCAGCGCTGACCAACGGCGGCTGGCAGGTCTTTGCCGACCGGCTCACCTATGATCCGGAAACGCAGTTGTACAAGGCCCTGGGCAATGTATTGATCATTCAGGGCCAAAAAGAACTGACAGCAGATTTTGCCACCCTTGACCAGGCTGCCAAAACCGCCAGAGCCGAAGGCAATGTGGTACTGGTATCCGGCGGCGACCGGATGTCCGGACGGCGCCTGGAGATGAACATGGCCGACAACACCGGCACCCTTTATGACGGATTTGTGTTTATTCGGGAAAATCAGTTCCGCATCCGCGGCGATCGCATTGAAAAAACCGGCGAGTCCACATACCGGATTCATGAAGCGTCCCTGACCACCTGCGAAGGCGATTCGCCGGACTGGCAGATCACCGGAAAGGAAGTCGAGGTCACCCTGGAGGGCTACGGGTATGTTTCCCATGCGGCTTTCCGGGTTCGGCAAATGCCGCTCCTGTATATGCCCTGGTTTATGTTTCCGGCCAAGACCGAACGGCAAAGCGGCCTGCTCCCGCCCAGTGCCACCTATTCCAGCCGCAACGGTATTGAATACACCCAGCCGTATTTCTGGGCCATATCCGATAACACGGACGCCACCTTTTATTACCAGCACCTGCAGGAGCGGGGGGAAAGACTGGGTGCTGAATACCGCTACATGCGGTCTGAAGACTCAAAAGGGGTTCTGATGTTTGACGGGTTCGAAGACAGAAGAATCGATGACGGAAGCCCGGAAGCCACTGAAGACTGGGGGTATGATCACGACAACGCACCCAGACCCAATGACGACAGATACTGGTTCCGGGCAAAGTTTGACCAGGAACTGCCCGGCGGGGCCATGGCCCGGCTGGATCTCGATGTGGTCAGCGATCAGGACTATCTCCGGGAATTTTCCGGCGGGTACATGGGATATGATGCCGCAGAAGAGCAGTTTTTTTCCCATTTCGGCAGAGATCTCGATGATGAGAACAACCCGGTTCGCACCAACCGGTTAAACATCAACAAGATCTGGAACTATCATGTCTTAAACACGGACCTGGTCTGGTATGATGATGTGATCAAGCGTCGGCAAAGCGATACCAATGACACCCTCCAGCGGCTTCCCCGGGTGGGATACAGCGCCCTGAAACAGCCCCTGCTCGAGGTTCCCGGTTTTTCCAATCAGATGCTGTTTGCCGCCATGGACAGCGAATACACCTATTTTTTCCGTGAAGACGGGTTGACCGGCCACCGGATGGATCTCCATCCCCGGATTTTCCTGCCCATACGCCTTTATGAAAGCTTTACCTTTGAGCCGTCACTGGGCTTCCGACAGACGGCCTGGTATGTTGACGGGGACCGGGAAGATTACACTGCAGGCGCTGACCGCTACAAGCACCGGGAAATGTATGACATCGGTGCTGAGCTCTCCACAGAGCTAAGCCGGGTGTTTTCCGTTGACAGCGAAAATGTGGAAAAGATCAAACACCTGATTATTCCCCTGCTTTCCTACGAATATGTGCCCGAATCCGATCAGTCGGAATTTCCCTTTTTTGATGAAAACGATCGGTATCAACAGCAAAACCGCATGGCGCTTTCCCTTACCCAGTTTCTGACCTCCAGGCGCACAGTCAGCGATCCGAAAAAAGACGATGGGCCCGGACACCGCTACAATCAATTTTTGCGTTTTTATATCGAGCAGGGCTATGATTTTAACCAGAGCCATGATCCCGACCTGGCCTTTGAACCCCTGTTTGCGGAACTCGACTTTACCCCGGCATCCCCGGTTACCCTGCGCGCAGACGCACAATGGAGCCACGAGGCAGACAAATTCATTTCCACCAACTTCTCTGTTCATTACCGCAGCAGCCGGGGTGACCGGCTTCACGCTGAATACCGAAACAACCGGGAATATGAATCCGAAGTGGCCTACCGCAACACCGATCAGCAGGCCCGGGAAAGCCTGTATCTTGAAGTCGAAACCCCCGTAACCCGCCAACTGACTCTTCTGGCGGATTACGAGCGAAGCCTGGAAACAGACGAAAGTATTGAAACCGGCCTGGGTTTTCGCTGGCGGTCCCAGTGCTGGGCTCTGCAGGTCAGGTACGAAAAAGAGGGAGAGGACCATGACATCGCGTTTATGATTAACCTCTACGGGCTCGGAAATTTCGGGGATTGA
- a CDS encoding HU family DNA-binding protein, translating to MNKLEMISALKKEADISKSEAAKIVQIFFDSMADALVNEERIEIRGLCSFFVKNYKSYTGRNPKTGEKVQIRPKKLPFFKCGKELRERVNEKA from the coding sequence ATGAATAAACTCGAAATGATATCCGCCCTTAAAAAGGAAGCGGATATTTCCAAATCCGAAGCAGCAAAAATCGTGCAGATCTTTTTTGATTCCATGGCCGATGCCCTGGTCAATGAAGAGCGGATTGAAATTCGCGGCCTTTGCAGTTTCTTTGTGAAAAACTACAAGAGCTATACCGGCAGAAACCCCAAGACCGGGGAAAAGGTGCAGATCCGTCCCAAAAAACTGCCCTTTTTCAAGTGCGGCAAGGAACTTCGGGAACGCGTGAATGAAAAGGCGTAA
- the holB gene encoding DNA polymerase III subunit delta' yields MIGLEDLIGQKRPVQLLANALQNDKMPHAWLFTGEDGVGKKTAALALAMISNCQNPDLTGLPASQTDGQSSAFPRACGNCRSCKKIAAGVHPEVRVIEPSGLNIRIDRIRSLCADLALKSDERSCRFVIIDPAGRMNAEAANALLKILEEPPEHTVFVLIAADTGDLLPTIVSRCQHIRFHPIAPAELEAYLRDKCGIAPQQAMIVASLARGSLGRAVEMAARDWSARRNFVIEQLRKLPAQPRGIRHVLAELMARDKDRIEANLEIMKNWYRDLAVCSAAPELLYNRDLSDQVRKTGSRTSMDQILEKTDAIAAAEKALTTNANARLVMDGLVEALAAQGGKTY; encoded by the coding sequence GTGATCGGACTTGAAGATCTCATCGGGCAGAAGCGTCCGGTGCAGCTGCTGGCCAATGCCCTTCAAAACGATAAAATGCCCCATGCCTGGCTTTTTACCGGAGAAGACGGGGTAGGCAAAAAAACCGCCGCACTGGCCCTGGCAATGATCAGCAACTGCCAAAATCCGGATTTGACAGGCCTGCCCGCATCTCAAACAGACGGACAAAGCTCTGCTTTCCCCCGGGCATGCGGCAACTGCCGGTCGTGTAAAAAGATCGCCGCAGGCGTACATCCGGAGGTCCGGGTGATAGAGCCCTCAGGTCTCAATATCCGCATTGACCGAATCCGGTCTCTGTGTGCTGACCTGGCCCTGAAATCCGATGAACGCTCCTGCCGGTTTGTGATTATTGACCCGGCCGGCCGGATGAATGCCGAAGCAGCCAACGCTTTGCTCAAAATCCTGGAAGAGCCCCCGGAACACACGGTTTTTGTCCTTATTGCCGCAGATACCGGTGATCTGCTGCCCACCATTGTATCCAGGTGTCAGCATATCCGTTTTCACCCGATTGCCCCGGCTGAACTGGAGGCTTATCTTCGTGACAAATGCGGCATCGCCCCGCAGCAGGCCATGATCGTTGCCTCTCTTGCCCGGGGAAGCCTTGGCCGTGCCGTTGAAATGGCAGCGCGGGATTGGTCTGCACGGCGCAATTTTGTCATTGAGCAACTCAGGAAACTGCCCGCACAGCCCAGGGGCATTCGGCATGTGCTGGCTGAACTGATGGCCAGGGACAAGGACCGGATTGAGGCAAATCTTGAAATCATGAAAAACTGGTACAGGGATCTGGCGGTGTGTTCAGCCGCACCCGAGCTGCTCTACAACCGGGATCTTTCTGATCAGGTCCGCAAGACCGGCTCGCGGACCTCAATGGATCAGATCCTTGAAAAAACCGATGCCATTGCTGCAGCGGAAAAGGCACTGACCACAAACGCCAATGCCCGGCTGGTCATGGATGGCCTGGTCGAGGCGCTGGCTGCTCAGGGCGGCAAGACTTATTGA
- a CDS encoding PSP1 domain-containing protein, whose translation MNTEETESKQKYPLKIVGIRFKPAGKIYDFNCGAYVLKSGDEVIVETEHGLGFGTVATEPENRDPETVRQSLKKVYRPATPEDQEQREKNREIEDQAYDFCRECVDSLNLQMHLFSVESNFDNSKLTFFFTADGRVDFRKLVKMLVKEFRTKIEMRQVGIRNQAKMCGGVGRCGRILCCSAFMTRFDPVTIKMAKKQGLSLNPTKISGVCGRLMCCLTFENNLYSGSQKAQNPNSNKDNTKHSSQEE comes from the coding sequence ATGAATACGGAAGAAACCGAATCCAAACAAAAGTACCCCCTTAAAATCGTCGGCATCCGTTTCAAGCCGGCGGGAAAAATCTATGATTTCAATTGCGGCGCCTACGTGCTAAAAAGCGGCGACGAAGTCATCGTGGAGACCGAACACGGGCTGGGTTTCGGCACCGTGGCCACGGAACCCGAAAACCGGGATCCGGAAACCGTCAGACAAAGCCTGAAAAAGGTGTACCGTCCGGCCACCCCGGAAGACCAGGAGCAGAGGGAAAAAAACCGGGAAATCGAAGACCAGGCCTATGATTTTTGCCGGGAGTGCGTGGACAGCCTGAACCTGCAGATGCACCTGTTTTCCGTTGAAAGCAATTTCGACAACTCCAAACTCACTTTCTTTTTCACTGCAGACGGTCGTGTGGATTTCCGGAAACTGGTGAAAATGCTGGTCAAGGAATTCCGCACAAAAATTGAAATGCGCCAGGTGGGCATCCGAAACCAGGCCAAAATGTGCGGCGGTGTGGGCAGATGTGGACGGATCCTGTGCTGCTCGGCATTTATGACACGGTTCGACCCGGTTACCATCAAAATGGCCAAGAAGCAGGGGTTGTCCCTGAATCCTACAAAAATCTCCGGAGTCTGCGGCCGGCTCATGTGCTGCCTGACCTTTGAAAACAACCTGTATTCCGGCAGCCAGAAAGCGCAGAACCCGAATTCGAACAAAGACAATACAAAGCATTCGTCACAGGAAGAATAA